One Hippoglossus hippoglossus isolate fHipHip1 chromosome 13, fHipHip1.pri, whole genome shotgun sequence genomic window carries:
- the cep295 gene encoding centrosomal protein of 295 kDa isoform X6 encodes MKRKLVKLRPSPNEEARIIREEHERRRKLRIQQVREQQRHIAQQIRQAVEQRRQRELELLGEQLRRDWERQQQEKLHALQRLYQDSLQLLGQGHRSAKENEPDLAAIAQREEENHAKADQRYREALKELKSQRLKEHERQSQLVSSRRKALQTEKERSAKVVRLPPPPPNPVQNIDYKKPHVVKKSDVSAFAATHYNMPESTVDREEDTQQMNAHEEAELEVRRQQELQREETRRREEQLEKARLRGRQALKREQLVQDRERLLVELEHMQQTDLLRRRQQVSQMPPQIFQPLYKRQETRDDFQREIEFAFEDMYTGERRVKGDLVVQLAPEPLPALSTGSQDQELDVTLDEITTPEQEAESNEQETSAQVGPSKPAPRRALKKLLDRIRGQRNQWSEHSSRVSPADSPTVMTDQIPERDTTIETGSLTSEEKNQPAPIELLQPVLSPPDKTSTIVSSLETSEPSPAANTRLPDELANRIQDFGEERKKREEELEREKQQQVVLLQELEKQKVKLEQMLLEAQQEREHLKAAAGTQEVDLNQSDVTDQDQEVASVPTGPATELEPPAGEDDHHRRIREYQQRLLEQNRVHQKSVEVARQRLEEYQRALRIRYSMTSPLLLSAVVPPGHPPLHSTQPLHLPTPRPLTTTPAVPSFIHNKPLTSIEVPTRESDILASPPRLPGSSLSSGSKLLPEEVESRSNRSRNQRPDVSSWLTDNIMERVTEHLPQRVRPSSLTTEPPPHKLFTTRPSTNIPLQRSSDPIQATSPSIWDDAPLVPAPAEVQPGILLSSRRDDKGRQRRELQEFQRRVQEQREAVDLQQEEERRRGELQEVQRREVELQEFQRRVQERREAVDLQQEEEQRRGELQEVQRHMQEQRREVELQEFQRHVQQQREAVELQQEEERQRGELQEVQRRMQEQREAVELQQEEERRRREDEMEQMRRQKETLKALIQTDAQPVPDAPSEELVSENTGQTRLRLLAFLLRAIEESNEGTLSRLQDPDNREASPHLPPCGSDPIAQTSVPAPASVLLPELLPPPVRAAKPPVTRIRLGIMEATEQHELSAIQEVETSVNNGKITGPEKNLNVPSHAVNWDPQEESDLSVSSDRTLDTPSVSSSGKRTVDSSSSFGTNSETSQHHIWRERLLTGAVTSSESDSVLRMISPPSSDSGRGADFSGPAATSHRSFTESPLRPPDPDCLSSTSISTGSYITTDPEQNVNTDKSSPVALCEEHGADVLDVSSPTGQFSFIKDTSAARRHGAAVQTLFNDGSIQRIIDRYTRELDFSLSSAGRATDSEASYVDEPGSLVGASETRAEGEGRQTRPSGTRTQRDLDRDFTVHPIQDHFPGDTSSQAEDSFRPLIGQLAEQSSCLAADQRDSAMERLVGQPSAHSSMIGQLPVSVGQGGWDSTVSRMIGRLSHRSSSNGQSGWQDASQLMGPMVAEQSTTWLDEVQEESQMRPLVGEPDTDQHSGVSGERTHMDPSVPAEASVPSHPVSPPEASSHRATVPAASPHPQDQMPQNQTSPMDLDPERTDVFLGSDSFHPLLAEVTHNDTADPSMTFHLLAHKGPSSPELTSEERSVSSRPEGSDTRSDSSVESDPSPERLRSENPASHELLQDQTQESALVLEDTTSADVELTALSLSNLTMRDEAPAADTSQPAGGAAGGSCSAERFRDSVQFSDVCEEMTSEPGSNLRKDIPLFHKIMEAACEKGILEQSEITLVSVTDEDTTITEEEEVCEENNPDEEGQNSEETEGEESTLLPEDGAQTHPVMVLDAHWDLSRRLQDVNEQKRRALIQRSSRRVEGIKAKVALNKNRAESEAREEESELRLQTDESKDGESETSAFIQERKGQPPPPASASVLKEVKIYGPEQRKRDVSEMYQRTQRLFHQLEEVKQQKTIRSRQEASAQNRLKAKEFHKKTLEKLRAKQTQQ; translated from the exons atgaagaggaaactgGTGAAACTGAGACCGAGCCCCAACGAGGAGGCTCGGATCATAAGAGAAGAACACGAGAGGAGGCGGAAGCTGCGGATACAGCAG GTGCGGGAGCAGCAGCGACACATCGCTCAGCAGATCCGACAGGCGGTGGAGCAGAGGCGGCAGcgggagctggagctgctgggggAGCAGCTGCGGCGGGACTgggagcggcagcagcaggagaagctcCACGCGCTGCAGAGGCTGTACCAGGACAGTCTCCAGCTGCTGGGACAGGGACACAGGAGCGCGAAGGAAAAT GAACCCGACTTGGCAGCCATTgctcagagggaggaggaaaatcACGCCAAAGCAGATCAGCGTTATCGAGAAGCCCTGAAGGAGCTGAAATCACAGAGACTCAAAGAACATGAGAGACAAAGCCA ACTCGTCAGTTCCAGGAGGAAGGCACTGCAGACAGAAAAGGAGAGATCAGCAAAGGTGGTCCGGCTCCCACCGCCTCCCCCCAACCCCGTTCAG AACATCGATTATAAGAAGCCACACGTGGTGAAGAAATCTGATGTGAGCGCCTTCGCTGCCACACATTACAACATGCCAGAGAGCACagtggacagagaggaagacacaCAGCAG ATGAATGCTCATGAGGAAGCTGAGCTGgaggtgaggagacagcaggagctgcagagggaggaaacgaggaggagagaggagcagcttgAGAAGGCTCGTCTCAGGGGGAGGCAGGCCCTGAAGAGGGAACAGCTCGTACAG GATCGTGAGCGCTTGCTTGTTGAACTGGAGCACATGCAGCAGACCGAcctgctgaggaggagacagcaggTGTCACAGATGCCTCCTCAGATCTTCCAGCCTCTCTACAAGAGACAGGAGACGAGGGACGACTTCCAGAGGGAGATTGAGTTTGCCTTTGAGGACATGTACACAGGAGAGAGGA gggtcaaaggtgacCTGGTGGTCCAGCTGGCTCCGGAGCCCCTCCCAGCTCTGTCCACAGGCAGCCAGGACCAAGAGCTGGACGTCACTCTGGATGAAATCACCACACCGGAGCAAGAGGCTGAGAGCAATGAGCAGGAAACATCCGCTCAAG TGGGACCGTCCAAACCTGCTCCTCGGCGGGCGTTGAAGAAACTCCTGGATCGTatcagaggtcagaggaacCAGTGGAGTGAACACAGCAGTCGTGTGTCTCCAGCTGATTCACCGACTGTCATGACGGATCAGATCCCGGAGCGCGACACCACCATCGAGACCGGCTCCCTGACCAGCGAGGAGAAGAACCAGCCAGCTCCCATCGAGCTCCTGCAGCCGGTTCTCTCACCACCAGATAAAACATCCACGATCGTCAGCT CACTGGAGACGTCAGAGCCGTCACCTGCAGCAAATACTCGACTTCCTGATGAACTCGCAAACAGAATCCAAGACTTTGGAGAAGAACGAAAGAAAAGG gaggaggagcttgagagggagaagcagcagcaggtggtttTGCTGCAGGAGCTTGAAAAGCAGAAGGTCAAACTGGAGCAGATGCTGCTGGAGGCTCAGCAGGAGAGGGAACATCTGAAAGCTGCTGCTGGGACGCAGGAAGTGGATTTGAACCAATCAGACGTAACTGACCAGGATCAGGAAGTGGCCTCAGTCCCCACTGGTCCAGCAACTGAG CTGGAGCCCCCTGCAGGTGAAGATGACCACCACCGGAGGATCAGAGAATATCAACAACGGCTGCTGGAACAAAACAG agtTCACCAGAAGTCCGTGGAAGTGGCTCGCCAGCGTCTGGAGGAATACCAGCGAGCTCTGCGAATTCGTTACAGCATGACCTCCCCATTGTTGCTGTCCGCTGTCGTACCTCCAGGTCACCCACCGCTGCACAGCACTCAGCCGCTGCATCTTCCAACCCCTCGACCTCTAACTACAACTCCTGCAGTCCCATCATTCATCCATAATAAACCACTAACCTCAATAGAAGTTCCCACTAGAGAGTCTGACATTCTGGCTTCACCTCCACGTCTTCCTGGCTCCAGTTTGAGCTCTGGTTCCAAGCTGCTGCCTGAGGAAGTGGAATCTCGCTCAAATCGTTCAAGGAACCAAAGACCAGATGTGAGCTCCTGGCTCACCGACAACATAATGGAGAGAGTAACCGAGCACCTTCCACAGAGGGTGAGACCCTCCTCGCTCACCACAGAGCCTCCGCCTCACAAACTGTTCACAACACGTCCCTCAACCAACATCCCACTCCAGCGATCCTCTGATCCCATCCAGGCCACCAGCCCGAGCATCTGGGATGATGCACCTCTGGTTCCCGCCCCTGCAGAGGTTCAGCCCGGGATCCTGTTGAGCTCCAGAAGGGACGACAAGGGGAGGCAGAGGCGAGAGCTGCAGGAGTTCCAGAGGCGTgtgcaggagcagagggaggcagTAGACCTGCAGCAAGAAGAGGAGAGGCGGAGGggagagctgcaggaggtgcAGAGACGGGAAGTAGAGCTGCAGGAGTTCCA GAGACGCGTGCAGGAGCGGAGGGAGGCAGTAGACCTGCAgcaagaagaggagcagaggaggggagagctgcaggaggtgcAGAGACACATGCAGGAGCAGAGACGGGAAGTAGAGCTGCAGGAGTTCCAGAGACatgttcagcagcagagggaggcagTAGAGCTGCAGcaagaagaggagaggcagaggggagagctgcaggaggtgcAGAGACGAatgcaggagcagagggaggcggTAGAGCTGCAGCAAGAAGAGGAGAGGCGGAGGCGGGAAGATGAGATGGAGCAGATGAGGCGGCAGAAGGAGACGTTAAAGGCTTTGATTCAAACTGATGCACAA CCAGTTCCAGACGCTCCCAGTGAAGAGCTGGTTTCAGAGAACACGGGTCAGACTCGCCTCAGATTACTTGCGTTCCTGCTGAGAGCGATCGAGGAGTCTAACGAAGGAACGTTATCACGCCTCCAAGACCCTGACAACAGGGAGGCTTCCCCTCACCTACCACCGTGTGGCAGTG atcCCATCGCTCAGACCAGTGTTCCTGCTCCAGCGTCCGTCCTCCTGCCAGaactcctcccccctcctgtcCGAGCAGCGAAGCCCCCAGTGACCCGCATCCGACTGGGAATCATGGAGGCGACTGAGCAACACGAGCTCAGTGCGATTCAAGAGGTGGAGACGTCCGTCAATAACGGCAAAATCACAG GCCCAGAGAAGAACCTGAACGTACCATCACATGCTGTAAACTGGGATCCGCAGGAGGAATCAGATTTGTCCGTCTCATCTGACAGAACTCTGGACACGCCCTCTGTGTCCAGCAGCGGGAAACGGACGGTTGACAGCTCGAGCAGCTTCGGGACAAACTCGGAGACGTCCCAGCATCACatctggagagagagactgctgACGGGAGCAGTAACATCTTCAGAGTCTG ATTCAGTCCTGAGAATGATCTCGCCTCCTTCGTCTGACTCTGGGAGAGGAGCCGACTTCTCTGGTCCGGCAGCCACAAGCCACAGATCCTTCACCGAG tctccCCTCAGGCCTCCTGATCCTGACTGCCTCTCCTCCACCAGCATCTCCACCGGCAGCTACATCACCACCGATCCTGAGCAAAACGTAAACACTG acAAATCCTCACCTGTCGCACTCTGTGAGGAACATGGAGCTGATGTTCTCGACGTCTCCTCTCCGACCGGTCAATTCTCCTTCATTAAGGACACGTCAGCTGCACGTCGTCATGGTGCCGCTGTTCAAACTCTGTTTAACGACGGCAGCATTCAGCGCATTATCGACCGATACACGAGGGAGCTCGACTTCTCCCTCAGCTCCGCTGGGAGAGCGACAG ACAGTGAAGCCTCGTATGTGGACGAGCCCGGATCTCTGGTTGGAGCCTCGGAGACGAGAGCAGAGGGCGAAGGTCGTCAGACTCGTCCCTCGGGGACTCGGACACAACGTGACCTG GATCGAGACTTCACTGTCCATCCAATCCAGGATCACTTCCCAGGTGACACCTCATCACAGGCTGAGGACTCGTTCAggcctctgattggccagctggcagAGCAGTCCTCCTGCCTCGCTGCGGACCAGAGGGACTCGGCCATGGAGCGACTGGTCGGTCAACCGTCGGCTCACTCGTCCATGATCGGTCAGCTTCCAGTGAGCGTGGGTCAAGGTGGATGGGATTCCACTGTGAGTCGGATGATTGGTCGACTCTCCCATCGGTCCAGCTCTAATGGTCAGAGCGGCTGGCAGGACGCGAGTCAGCTGATGGGGCCGATGGTGGCGGAGCAGTCGACCACGTGGTTGGATGAAGTTCAGGAGGAAAGCCAGATGAGGCCGCTGGTTGGGGAGCCGGATACCGATCAGCACAGTGGAGTGTCAG GTGAACGGACCCACATGGATCCCAGTGTCCCAGCGGAGGCCAGTGTCCCGTCACACCCAGTGTCTCCTCCTGAAGCGTCGTCACACCGTGCCACTGTCCCGGCTGCGAGTCCACATCCACAGGACCAGATGCCACAGAACCAAACCAGTCCAATGGACCTGGACCCCGAGAGGACAGACG tttttctagGCTCCGACTCTTTCCACCCGCTGCTGGCTGAGGTCACCCACAACGACACAGCCGACCCCTCCATGACCTTTCACCTGCTCGCACACAAAGGGCCGTCCTCACCTGAGCTGACCAGTGAGGAGCGCAGTGTTTCCTCCCGTCCTGAAGGGTCTGACACTCGCAGTGATTCCTCTGTCGAGTCCGACCCGTCGCCTGAACGCCTTCGCTCAGAGAATCCTGCCTCACACGAACTCCTCCAGGACCAAACCCAGGAATCTGCCCTCGTGCTGGAAGACACCACGAGTGCAGACGTGGAGCTGACGGCTCTGAGTCTGTCAAATTTAACCATGCGTGATGAAGCACCTGCTGCAGACACATCGCAGccagcaggaggcgctgcagGAGGGAGCTGCTCTGCTGAAAGGTTTCGGGATTCAGTTCAATTCAGTGACGTTTGTGAAGAAATGACTTCTGAGCCGGGCTCCAACCTGAGGAAGGATATTCCCCTCTTCCATAAGATCATG GAAGCGGCCTGTGAGAAGGGGATCCTGGAGCAGTCGGAGATAACACTGGTGAGTGTGACAGACGAAGACACGACCAtcactgaggaagaggaggtttgTGAAGAGAACAATCCAGATGAGGAAGGACAGAACAGCGAAGAGACAGAG GGGGAAGAATCCACATTGTTACCGGAGGACGGAGCTCAAACTCATCCAG TGATGGTCCTGGACGCTCACTGGGATCTGAGCAGACGCCTGCAGGACGTGAACGAGCAGAAGCGCAGAGCTCTGATCCAGAGATCCTCTCGCAGGGTGGAAGGCATCAAGGCCAAAGTGGCTCTGAACAAGAATCGAGCTGAatctgaagccagagaagaggAATCCGAACTTCGACTTCAAACTGACGAGTCAAAGGACGGAGAGAGTGAAAcgtctgctttcatccaggaGAGAAAGGGTCAGCCTCCACCTCCAG CGAGCGCCTCCGTGCTGAAAGAGGTGAAGATCTACGGCCCAGAGCAAAGGAAGCGGGACGTTAGTGAGATGTACCAGAGAACTCAGAG ACTGTTCcatcagctggaggaggtgaagcagcagaaaaccaTCCGGAGCCGACAGGAAGCTTCCGCACAAAACCGACTGAAGGCCAAAGAATTccacaag AAAACTTTAGAGAAGCTTCGAGCCAAGCAGACGCAGCAGTGA